The sequence below is a genomic window from Chryseobacterium foetidum.
CCATCAGAATAATCGTTTTAAAGGTGAATGTATTTTTTTGCCCAACTCTCTTTTCTTTTGAATTTAAATCGATGAGGTTTTTATTATAAGCGCCCGACAAGAGGGTAAACTGTGAGTTGACACCGATATTGTAGATTCCCGCCGCAAAAAATGCAAGGTAGACATCCCAACCGAAGTATACGTAGAATAAGGCCAAGACAATAGAAAAGACTGTTACAATATTCATAAGCCACCATTTGGCTTTAATATATTCTTTGTACGGCACGTTGAGCGTCATCATCAGAGGATAATAGGCACTGTCGAAAGCGGGAACTCTTCCACCGAAAGTAAACTGAAAGCCTCCGGTTACAAAAAGCCCCATAAACATTAATGCTGCAGGTGTCTGGTAGTATTTATTTGAAAACATCAGCAAGCCGTAAAACACAAAAAGGAAACTGCCTATTACAACACCTTTGGTTACCTTATTTCGCTTCAGCATTTTGATGTCATTGTTGATAAATGTTCCGATAGCTCCGTATTTATTAAGGAAAGCGATGTTTTCGGTTTTTCCGATTTCTTTTTTAGCTTCAAGACCTTCATCAAGATAAAAACCTTTTCGGATGTAATTGAAGGTAATTTTCCACAGACCAAGGAAAAGCATAGCAGGAACTACCGCAAAATAAGGTCGTTCGTACAAATTATAAAAAATCTTTTCTGAGTAAGATAAAACAGGGACAATTTCGTAATAATTTAAAGCCGCAAAAACTGCAATCAAAATTCCAACACCGATCGCCACATTTTCTTTATCATTAAATAAAAGATTGAGAAAATTATTCAGATAAAACAGAGAAGAAACTCCGATAAACCAAGTGAAAATTCCGACAAATCCGTAACCGTTGAAAGCTAAGATTCCACAAAAAGTAACCAAAAAAATAGAATTAAACCAACTCAGCGGCGTAAGAAAAGTTTTAATTAAAGTA
It includes:
- a CDS encoding DUF5687 family protein; the encoded protein is MFKRFLKLEWKSFFRGSSVGINLAMKIFRIIGICFFVLWLAMMSFIAYFFAQEEMDEDPLKVISRFLIIGWLIDLVFKYMVQQIPTQNIKPFLTQNIPKKIVVNYTLIKTFLTPLSWFNSIFLVTFCGILAFNGYGFVGIFTWFIGVSSLFYLNNFLNLLFNDKENVAIGVGILIAVFAALNYYEIVPVLSYSEKIFYNLYERPYFAVVPAMLFLGLWKITFNYIRKGFYLDEGLEAKKEIGKTENIAFLNKYGAIGTFINNDIKMLKRNKVTKGVVIGSFLFVFYGLLMFSNKYYQTPAALMFMGLFVTGGFQFTFGGRVPAFDSAYYPLMMTLNVPYKEYIKAKWWLMNIVTVFSIVLALFYVYFGWDVYLAFFAAGIYNIGVNSQFTLLSGAYNKNLIDLNSKEKRVGQKNTFTFKTIILMVPKMLLPMAVYGIFFYFFGITAAVTSIAVLGLLGFIFREKIFDIIIKVYKTEKYSTIEAFKKD